A window of the Butyricimonas faecalis genome harbors these coding sequences:
- a CDS encoding PKD-like domain-containing protein — protein MKAFIFSILVLLFFITSCNKNDVITEEIKQAPIIELDSETGIYTIKVGRELTIAPTYKYANNALYAWTVDGKLLSSESILKYTWNQEQHLYIKLRVDTPEGYAEEELKVEVLELTPPTISIIIPSKGLKVPQNTDYILSPDIQHDDLENFRIEWVRDGEIVGTEKAYTFHEKELGTYSITIRASNIDGETIRDFDVEVVETMPYSVRFPTPSYTQTSTDRYTFAGRPVYLRPLLEYFDYPQYQWQVNGKIMEAATDRVFKFTPTTPGEYFVAVTVTEKMPNTQPLSRNITRSNTSITTTVKVICEEKTEQERYRQATATSSGIWDKVYEFIPAPGQFINELSQNTGFIGNETTPQQAIEYATKRLNKKAHVSLGSFGGYIIIGFDHSIAPSGREYDFAIQGNAFNSSSGGSNEPGIVWVMQDINGNGQPDDEWYELKGSETGIDGTIQDYEVTYYRPAPRAHTPWVDSEGNSGSVDMNAYHGQEYYYPNWIKEDSYTLYGTRLTPRNNQDPVTGYWANNAYEWGYVDNMGSDNLVGGNVIDGSGQRNGFKIANAIYHDGTPVKLQYIDFIKVQCGVLSKSGWLGEISTEVFSFEDLSITNNQ, from the coding sequence ATGAAGGCTTTCATATTTAGTATTCTTGTACTTTTGTTTTTTATTACAAGCTGTAATAAGAACGATGTAATTACTGAAGAAATAAAACAAGCTCCTATAATTGAACTCGATAGTGAGACTGGCATTTACACTATCAAAGTTGGGCGTGAACTGACAATTGCCCCGACATATAAATATGCGAATAATGCACTTTATGCATGGACAGTAGATGGAAAACTTCTTTCATCTGAATCAATATTGAAGTATACATGGAATCAGGAACAACATCTATATATCAAATTGCGAGTTGATACACCAGAGGGTTATGCGGAAGAAGAGTTAAAAGTAGAAGTATTGGAGTTAACTCCACCTACAATTTCAATCATAATCCCCTCTAAAGGATTAAAAGTGCCTCAAAACACGGATTATATTTTATCTCCAGATATTCAACATGACGATCTTGAAAATTTTAGAATTGAATGGGTACGCGATGGAGAAATCGTCGGAACAGAAAAAGCATATACGTTTCACGAAAAAGAACTCGGTACATATTCGATAACAATCCGGGCATCCAATATAGACGGAGAAACAATCCGTGATTTCGACGTAGAAGTTGTGGAAACAATGCCTTATTCCGTACGGTTTCCGACACCATCCTATACACAAACTTCTACGGATCGTTATACTTTTGCAGGGCGTCCTGTATATTTGCGGCCTTTGCTGGAATATTTCGATTATCCACAGTATCAATGGCAGGTCAATGGAAAAATTATGGAAGCCGCTACCGACAGGGTTTTTAAATTCACGCCGACGACTCCTGGAGAATATTTCGTTGCTGTTACTGTTACAGAAAAAATGCCCAACACACAGCCACTTTCACGTAACATAACACGTAGTAATACTTCAATTACAACGACAGTTAAGGTTATTTGTGAAGAAAAAACGGAACAAGAACGCTATCGGCAAGCGACAGCGACAAGTTCAGGTATTTGGGATAAGGTTTATGAATTCATTCCTGCTCCCGGACAGTTTATTAATGAGTTATCCCAAAATACCGGATTTATAGGAAATGAAACGACGCCCCAACAAGCCATAGAGTATGCAACGAAACGATTGAACAAAAAAGCGCATGTTTCACTGGGATCTTTCGGTGGTTATATCATCATCGGTTTTGACCATAGTATTGCTCCGAGTGGCCGAGAATACGATTTTGCAATACAAGGAAATGCTTTTAACAGTTCGAGCGGTGGCTCAAATGAGCCGGGCATTGTTTGGGTAATGCAAGATATAAATGGCAATGGCCAGCCAGACGATGAATGGTATGAATTAAAAGGATCTGAAACCGGCATCGATGGTACAATACAAGACTACGAAGTAACTTACTATAGACCTGCACCCAGAGCACATACTCCGTGGGTAGATAGTGAAGGTAATTCAGGTTCTGTCGATATGAATGCATACCATGGCCAAGAATATTATTATCCCAATTGGATTAAAGAAGATAGCTATACATTATATGGGACGCGTCTGACTCCTCGCAACAATCAAGATCCCGTTACAGGATATTGGGCGAATAACGCTTATGAGTGGGGGTATGTGGATAATATGGGTTCAGATAATCTGGTAGGAGGAAATGTCATTGATGGTAGCGGTCAGCGCAACGGATTCAAAATAGCCAATGCAATATATCATGACGGGACTCCAGTAAAATTGCAATATATAGACTTTATCAAAGTTCAGTGTGGAGTATTATCGAAAAGTGGTTGGCTTGGAGAGATATCCACAGAAGTATTTTCATTTGAAGACTTATCAATAACTAATAATCAATAA
- a CDS encoding DUF4465 domain-containing protein — translation MKRNLRFLAGAFLLTATALFTGCNSDDDFLMNPQTDSVTPETRANFNDDGTTTITFDDFDETFMAVSPKAENYYTLYGYTAENQIREIYDPDFVFVSDMNTVTNSYGAYTEFSSGAIALSKYNYRSDSAAGKTSGTNWWYTWENQCSVYNTASTDGANTGAGHSGSNFAVVYGYSDFGNTEWMAKPEFYFDSPRKFKGLWYCNTAYTYGVIINGNQFGTSGVATPLSNLKDSDGNNIGYFQVNIECYDVDGNLITTVSKLLADYRYDKPTVSPVTTWTYWDINVADVQSVKFNFEGSDVDPIYGLNTPAYLCIDDVTIE, via the coding sequence ATGAAAAGAAATTTACGCTTTCTGGCGGGAGCTTTCCTGTTGACGGCAACCGCCCTGTTCACCGGCTGTAATTCAGACGATGACTTTTTGATGAATCCTCAAACTGATTCAGTAACTCCCGAAACCCGAGCCAACTTTAATGATGATGGCACTACAACCATTACATTCGATGACTTCGATGAAACATTCATGGCGGTTTCGCCTAAAGCAGAGAACTACTACACGCTTTATGGATATACTGCAGAGAACCAAATCAGGGAAATATACGATCCCGATTTTGTGTTTGTCTCCGACATGAATACTGTAACCAATTCTTATGGAGCGTATACTGAATTTTCCAGTGGTGCCATTGCGTTGTCGAAATACAATTATCGTTCTGATTCTGCTGCCGGCAAGACTTCTGGAACTAATTGGTGGTATACTTGGGAGAATCAATGTAGTGTCTATAATACAGCATCCACAGATGGGGCCAATACAGGGGCAGGTCACAGCGGTTCCAATTTTGCTGTTGTATACGGCTACTCTGATTTCGGAAATACGGAGTGGATGGCCAAACCTGAATTCTATTTTGACTCCCCTCGCAAATTCAAGGGTTTATGGTATTGTAACACAGCATATACCTATGGTGTGATTATAAATGGTAATCAGTTCGGAACATCGGGTGTTGCAACACCGTTGAGTAATCTGAAAGATTCTGACGGCAACAATATAGGATATTTCCAAGTCAACATCGAATGTTATGACGTAGATGGAAATTTGATCACCACTGTATCGAAATTGTTGGCCGACTACCGATATGATAAACCAACAGTGTCCCCCGTAACTACATGGACATATTGGGATATTAATGTAGCGGATGTGCAAAGTGTAAAATTCAATTTTGAAGGATCTGATGTCGATCCTATATATGGACTCAATACTCCGGCGTATCTTTGTATAGACGACGTTACAATAGAATAA
- a CDS encoding metallophosphoesterase family protein has protein sequence MKENKPCLLLLNDIHISKDDIPAFQANWQEAMGICRERDIREVVVGGDLFFSRAAQTLDVLLAVRDMLVSAADHDIHVTLAEGNHDKVNQESLRGYCHVFDRHPNVTVVDEYLTLCRPEWKFALHVMSYFPEDGSFAERLGRLAAEALSGEPEHFLYIHEGINGALAQPSEKELPARIFSPFDKVFVGHYHNRTVIPGTGIEYIGSSRQHNFGEDEEKGYTVLYTDGTYEFVKNRVNMRYRVMDMPAERAGLHLMDELREMEADGRYKVKVRVHAPAAAMKSVDKAALLEAGAAKVELVADDEQLPEAVSSSLFEKFDSRRIRETYEDFCREKQIEDVSMGLEYLSRIENRSCGN, from the coding sequence ATGAAAGAGAACAAACCCTGCCTTTTGTTATTGAATGACATCCACATCTCGAAAGACGACATCCCTGCATTCCAGGCCAACTGGCAGGAGGCCATGGGAATTTGCAGGGAACGGGATATCCGGGAAGTGGTTGTCGGAGGAGACCTGTTCTTTTCCCGTGCCGCCCAGACACTCGATGTCCTGCTGGCCGTCAGGGATATGCTTGTATCCGCCGCGGACCATGACATTCATGTCACGCTGGCGGAAGGGAACCACGACAAGGTGAACCAGGAATCCCTGCGCGGATATTGTCATGTCTTCGACCGGCATCCGAATGTGACTGTCGTGGATGAGTACCTGACCCTGTGCCGCCCGGAATGGAAGTTCGCGCTCCATGTAATGAGCTATTTTCCGGAAGACGGCTCTTTTGCCGAAAGGCTCGGACGATTGGCTGCGGAAGCGCTTTCTGGAGAACCGGAGCACTTCCTCTACATCCATGAGGGTATCAACGGGGCATTGGCACAGCCTTCGGAAAAGGAACTGCCTGCCAGGATATTCTCTCCTTTCGACAAGGTCTTTGTCGGCCATTACCACAACCGTACCGTCATTCCGGGGACGGGAATCGAATATATCGGTTCCTCGCGCCAGCATAACTTCGGGGAGGACGAGGAGAAAGGATACACGGTGCTGTATACGGACGGCACGTACGAGTTTGTCAAGAACCGCGTGAACATGCGGTACCGTGTCATGGATATGCCGGCGGAACGTGCCGGGTTGCACCTGATGGACGAGCTGCGTGAAATGGAGGCCGATGGTCGCTACAAGGTCAAGGTGCGTGTCCATGCACCTGCCGCCGCGATGAAATCGGTGGACAAAGCCGCCTTGCTGGAAGCCGGAGCGGCGAAGGTAGAACTGGTTGCCGATGACGAGCAGCTGCCGGAGGCGGTATCCTCTTCGCTCTTCGAGAAATTCGACAGCCGCCGCATCCGGGAAACCTACGAGGACTTCTGCCGGGAGAAACAGATCGAGGATGTGTCGATGGGATTGGAGTATTTATCTAGAATAGAAAACAGATCATGTGGAAATTAA